CGGCAGTTCTCCTTGCCACTCTTTAAGCCGTTTAGCAGCCACCTCAATCGGCGTCAAATCAGGTTCCGGGAAGTAGCGATAGTCGCTGGCCCCTTCTTTCAAGCGCATACTCACGGTGCGCTGCTTGCCCTCTTCCCAGAGGCGCGTTTCTTGATAAAGCTGACCGCCCGACTCCAATTCATTAATCTGGCGTTCAATCTCGTAGTCAATGGCCCGGTGAATGGCGCTGAATGAGTTCATGTTTTTGATCTCGATCTTGGTGCCAAACTTCTCTTGGCCCACCGGACGCACCGAAATATTAACGTCACAGCGCAGGGAACCTTCCTGCATATTGCCGTCGCTAACGCCCAAATAGCGGACAATTCGACGGATCTCCTGTGCATACTCCGCCGCCTCTTGGCCGGATCGCATATCAGGCTCGGACACAATCTCAACCAGCGGCACACCTGTACGATTGAAGTCCACCAGTGAATGCGTCGAACCCGAGAGGCGCTCGCTGCCACCGTGGACCAGCTTGCCCGCGTCTTCTTCCATATGCAAACGGGTAACGCCAATCTTCTTGCGCGTCACCTCACCCGCTTCAGAAAGCATCTCGATCTCTAACCAGCCGTGCTCAGCAATCGGCAGATCGAACTGCGAAACTTGGTAATTCTTGGGCAGATCCGGGTAGAAATATTGCTTGCGGTCAAACTTGCTGTAGTCTGCGATCTTGCAGTTGAGGGCAAGGCCCGCCTTGACGGCGTATTCTAAAACCGTCTCGTTTAAGACCGGCAGCACACCCGGCATCCCCATGCAAACGGGGCAAACGTTGTGATTGGGGTCTGCGCCAAAGGTAGTGGAACACTTGCAGAAAATTTTTGTAGCTGTACTGAGCTGACAGTGGGTCTCTAGACCAATAACCGCTTCATACTCTGTCTTCACAGGAGCTTTAGTAACCATTCAGACTAGCCTTTGTGCAACGAACCTTGTCCCTATTCTAGGAGGTTTGCGCCCGTTCAGCCGTCTCTTTAAGAAGCCAAAATTGGGGTGGGGGCACCCCAGTCTCATTTAGATAAGCTTCACTGCTTTGAGGATGTAAAACAGCCCCACTGCGTTACCGATAAAGATACTAAGAAATAAGACGTAGGCAAATACACCAGCCATTGAGAGACCTCCAGGTTTAAAACTGCGGGGAATAGATTCCCTCTAAGTAGCTTAGGGGATTGCGATGGCCTTCGACTAGCTTTTTTTGTCGCTGCGGCTCTCTCAAGGGGCGCTTGAGAGCTAACCGTGCTGATCGAGATAGACATTTAAATCTTCAATCAAGCGCGTTAGCTCCACTTCACTCGTTAAGCGAATTTTGTCATCTCGAATCGTAGCCAGGACCTTAGCGGCAAAGGGACTGGGATAGATGTTGGGGTTACAGAAACACTCTAGGAAGATTTCTCCCGTGTACTGGTACTCCATTGGTTTTTGCGGCGTGATCTTACCACCACTCGCCGGTGTCGCTGCCGCTGACGCCTTCAGGGCTTTCATCAGCTCAGCAATGGCGGCTTTCAGATCTTGGGCGGCTTTAGGATCGAAGCTGAAAGTGACCGATCCCTCCGTCAACGTTAGCCGGAGTTGTGCATCAGACATGAATAACTACCAACAGGACAGTGTTTTCAATGGTACCTGCCCAAGGGCCTTCATGAGCAATCCTCACCCCATTAATCGGTACCGGCAGCCCGCCTCACACCTCAGCTTTAGCTACAGACGCTTAGAGAATTCGCTTACCCTGGGCTGCTGAGCGATACCCCGATGCTGGAGAGCGTTGCTCGCCTTGCGGCTTGTCATAGGCTTCCACCATAGGTAGCCTTGACCCAGATCACAGCCAAGGCCCAACAGCAGTCTGCGCTGAGCATCGGTCTCAATCCCTTCTGCGATTAGCTTGAGCTTGAGACCTTGGGCCAGCGAAACGATCGTTTTGATAATTTCCATACTCTGGGGGCTGTATTGCGCTTCATGCACGAAGGATTTATCTATTTTTAGCCCCTCTAACGGTAGACGATGCAAATAACTTAACGAAGAATGGCCGGTGCCGAAGTCATCTAATAGAATTTCAACGCCGCAGTCTTTGAGCTGCTTCAGCACCCTGGCAGTTGCCTCTGGATCCTTCATTAAGATGCTTTCGGTAATCTCAAGCTTCAGATTTTTGCCCGCCACCTGCGTCCTATCTAAGGTTTCCGTGACGGTCTCAACGAGATTGGCAAAAATGAAGTTAGCAGTGGACAGGTTAACGCTCATGGTAAGGTCGAGTTCGGGATGTTGGACTCGCCACTGATGAAGCTGCTGACAGGCGTTCTTCAAGACCCAGCGATCGAGGACAGAGATGATGCCCATTTCTTCGGCAATCGGGATGAAAACCGTGGGTGAGATGAGGCCATGGGTCGGATGCTGCCAGCGGAGCAGTGCTTCAAACCCTCGAATCTCTCCACTGCTGATGGCCACAATCGGCTGGAAAACCAAAAAGAACTCCTGCCGCTCTAAAGCCTGCCTCAGAGAGACCTCTAGCTCCATTCGCTGAAGGGTCGCGTTGGCAATGGATTGTTCAAATACAGCAAACAGGCCTTTTCCCTTTGATTTGGCCTGATACATGGCGATATCCGCATCCTGAATGAGTTTTTCAGGAGAACGCTGCGAGGCTCTGAGCACAATGCCTATGCTGGCACTGGTATTGACAACATGGGTTTCTAAAGTAATTGGCTCTTGAATTTCTCTCTGCAGTCTTTTGCAAAACGCTTCAATATCTTGTGGATGGGCGTTGGCAGCTAAAATCGCAAATTCATCGCCGCCAAACCGAGCAACGGTATCTTCGCTACGCAAGCAGCTCTGTAGTCGCTTGGCAACTTCAATCAGCACTTGGTCTCCAGCCAGGTGTCCGAGGGAATCATTGATGACTTTGAAGCGGTCAACATCAACAAAGGCAATGGCAATAGATTGGGTGGGGTTGCGATCGCAACGTTTAAGCGCCTGCCTCAGACGATCATAGAACAGCGTCCGATTCGGCAGCCCCGTGAGCGAATCGTAGAGCAGTGCCCCCTCTAAAAGCTGCTCTTGTAGCTGTCGAGATTGGGTAATATCTGAAATATTGAGGATGTACCCTAACAGCCTTTCTTGTCGTAGAATCGGGAACTGCTCAATCTGAAAGTATTGCTGAGACGACTTTACCTCTGTTTTTCCTTGAGTTCGTAACGCACTCCAGTCAGAGCCTTGTAAGCAGGTCACCAGTTCCTGTGCCGATACTCCAATCGTATTTTTGGTGCATCCGAGTAGGGCCTCAGCCGCAGCATTAAACTCAATTAATCGATAATCAAGATCTAGGACTAAGATTGAAGCTTTCAAACTGGTAAAAATCTGTTGGTAGGCCAACGGAGAGCGCTGCAAGATTTGGTACTGGGATAGGCCCCAGCAAAATAGCACCGTGCTGATCGCTAACCCAATCGGCGTTAGATCAAAAAACCTTGAAGAGTCATAGAGCGGCGACAGCGTTAGAAAATTCAAAAGAAGCGGAATCAAACCGCAACACAGCAGCAAAATCAAAGACCGCCTCTGCTTCCTGCGGCTTTGCCAGATGGCGCTAAAAAGATAGGCGTGCCCAACGGAAATAAGTGCATAACTGTAGGGCGTATGCACAAAAGTGAACCAAGGCCCCCGCTCATATTGGGCAATGGAAACTCCATATCGCCAGTCTGTCTGAGCAACCGTCCACATTAAAGAGGACCAATCAGGATTCCAGTAAACGATCAGCGTTGCTATTGGAACCAAGAGCAACACGACGGGAGAAGGGAGGCGATTGCCTGTGAGCTGGAGAATAAAGTAAAGCCACAAAACAGGAACAGTCACATAGGGCAGTGTCTGAATCCCGGTCCAAACCCAAAAATCGCCCGTAGTCTCGTTAAGGAAAAAGAGTCCAGATGTTGCACACCACAGCGCCGTCATCAGCGCAAAGAGTCGAAAGCCCCAATCAACCTGAGCAGTTTTCTGCGGTACAAGAAAAGCAACAGCCGTACAAACAACTGCAGCGAGGAAATTGACGCTGATATAGAAAATCAAAAACCACTGCATTAGGAAGCTATCGCCAGAATACTGACCTAGTAAAGAGAAAAATTAATTTCTGCTCCATTATCGGTCAAGTCAGACATCCTCCTCAAAAGGCAGCTAAAAAAATCTGGAAGAATCTGCTGGGCTCCTAAATTCCTCAAAGATAGAGTTTTCTATGCTCATACCTTTCTATCTAGGGAGCAGAAGCATCAATACAGCAGCTGACATCTAAAAATCGCTCGGTATCTCCGGCTCTGTTGCTGAACGGCGAGGGGACCGCAGCTCTGCGTCAAAGAAGGTGATTGTCCGCGCCATTACCTCATCAAACCAGGTTGGGAAATGCCAGAAAGCATGGGGCGCTCTGGGGATTTTGACCACTTCAGAGAAGATCCCAGCCCCTTCGTATCGCTGAGCGAGTTTGACCGACTGTTGATAGGGGACAATATCGTCCGAGTCACTGTGCAACAGCAACAGGGGCGGATCGGTCTGATCCACGTGGGAGATAGGTGAGGCCAAGATCCACGACTTTGGATCCTGCGCAGGAGAAACCGCCAGGAATTTTTGCACCACAGGCCGTTCAGTAAAATCAGTCAATGCGCTGGGGGTTGCCATGCCGACGGCAGCTTGAATTTGACTCGATATCTCTAAGCTTGGATCGGCTCCCTCAAGTTCAGGAATGCCGGAGCTTGTTGCCAGTAGGATCGCCAAGTGCGCGCCTGCCGAACCCCCAATTGCACCCAAAGCCGTGTCGTCAATTCCATACTGCTTAGCGTTGGCGCGCATCCATCGTACTGCCGCTTTGACATCGTGAACGGCAGCCGGGAAGGGCGCCTCTTGGGATGTTCTGTATTCTATGCTGGCGACAGCAAAGCCGTCTTCTGCCAGCCGAGAGGCAATCGGAGCAAAACCTTCTTTATCACCTTGATGCCATCCGCCACCGCGAATCGCAATGATGCCGGGGATGGTTTCTGTAGACCGATCTCGGGGTAGGTAAAGGTCAAGTTTCAGCGTGCGCCCCTGCTCGTGTTGAGCATAGACAAGATCCGAAATCACCTCCACGTTGTTAGTCGGTTCGTAGACAATGCGCGGTCCCCAGCGCTCTGCCTGGGGTGATGTCTGCGCTAATGCTTCCGGCGCTCCGACCAGCATGACGGCTGCGGTCAGTAGGTATATCCCATTAACTTTGAGATCTCTGATTAAATTCCACATCTCTGCTTGAACCTTCACTCCTCTAGCTCTCCTCTATCAATAAGGAGAAAGAAAGATAACAGAAGGATCTTGCTCCCCTCTACCAGTATTGGAAGAGGGGCTGGGGGTGAAGGCCGTGTAAAGCATTTGCCAATCAGCCGGACTAGGTGGGAATGAGTTCTCCAGGGCGCAGACGGGACCACTTACCGCTGTCTGCGGTGAAACTGGCACAGCCCACCACATCCCATTCCATTTCAATTTCATCGCTATGGCTGCGAATGTTGACGTTAATGGTGGGTTCTGTGGGTTCAAAGGTCGGCGTTTCAGTTAAATGCGGCTGTTGATGCTGGCCTTCTACGGCATGGTAGGTGAGGCAGTTATCGACGTAGTGACAGTTGACGCAGATACACATCTTCTGGCTCCTTTGCCACTCTTCGGGCATGAACTCAGGTCGCGCTTGATGCTGATACTCTAACTTATCTGACAAAGTGTCGGACACCATGTTGCCAGAACTTTGCCCTGAATAGATTGATTCAAAAGAGGCGTGTTTTCGCCCAAAGTGTGGAGGGTTTGGACATCTACAGTCCAGTTCTGTTGAGGGTCAAAAAGCACCATCTCTGCGGGCTGGTTAATCTCTAGAGTGGGCGGAGATTGAGCGAGACATTGAGCAGGCTGCTGACTCAGGACGCGCCACAGATCAAGAGCGCTCCAGCGTCCGGTCGCCACAAGTCGCTGCCAGAGCATCGGCAGGACCAGCTCTAAACCAATTGCTCCTGGGGGTGCCTGACCAAAAGAGACGGTTTTTTCCTCAAAGGTGTAGGAATGGTGATCGGTTGCGATCGCATCTAAAATCCCGTCCTGAAGCCCCTGAATCAGCGCCTCTTGATCCTCAGGATTACCCACCGGTGGATCAAGACGCAGACCTGTATCGTAGGACGCCAGATCCTTGCTGTTCCAAAGCAAATGCATCCAGGTGGCGCTAGCGGTGATCGGCAGGCCCGCCGCCTTCGCTG
Above is a window of Acaryochloris thomasi RCC1774 DNA encoding:
- the gatB gene encoding Asp-tRNA(Asn)/Glu-tRNA(Gln) amidotransferase subunit GatB → MVTKAPVKTEYEAVIGLETHCQLSTATKIFCKCSTTFGADPNHNVCPVCMGMPGVLPVLNETVLEYAVKAGLALNCKIADYSKFDRKQYFYPDLPKNYQVSQFDLPIAEHGWLEIEMLSEAGEVTRKKIGVTRLHMEEDAGKLVHGGSERLSGSTHSLVDFNRTGVPLVEIVSEPDMRSGQEAAEYAQEIRRIVRYLGVSDGNMQEGSLRCDVNISVRPVGQEKFGTKIEIKNMNSFSAIHRAIDYEIERQINELESGGQLYQETRLWEEGKQRTVSMRLKEGASDYRYFPEPDLTPIEVAAKRLKEWQGELPELPAAKRHRYETELGLSPYDTRVLTDDHGITRFFEDAIATPTPAKQAANWLMGDITGYLNNGNLKIDDIALKPKHLAELIGLIEDQTISGKIAKEILPELLTEGGSPKVLVEKKGLTQITDTAALEELIDSVLADNPNELEQYRNGKTKLQGFFMGQVMKRTSGRADPKATNQMLSKKLKG
- the petL gene encoding cytochrome b6-f complex subunit PetL is translated as MAGVFAYVLFLSIFIGNAVGLFYILKAVKLI
- a CDS encoding EAL domain-containing protein, with protein sequence MQWFLIFYISVNFLAAVVCTAVAFLVPQKTAQVDWGFRLFALMTALWCATSGLFFLNETTGDFWVWTGIQTLPYVTVPVLWLYFILQLTGNRLPSPVVLLLVPIATLIVYWNPDWSSLMWTVAQTDWRYGVSIAQYERGPWFTFVHTPYSYALISVGHAYLFSAIWQSRRKQRRSLILLLCCGLIPLLLNFLTLSPLYDSSRFFDLTPIGLAISTVLFCWGLSQYQILQRSPLAYQQIFTSLKASILVLDLDYRLIEFNAAAEALLGCTKNTIGVSAQELVTCLQGSDWSALRTQGKTEVKSSQQYFQIEQFPILRQERLLGYILNISDITQSRQLQEQLLEGALLYDSLTGLPNRTLFYDRLRQALKRCDRNPTQSIAIAFVDVDRFKVINDSLGHLAGDQVLIEVAKRLQSCLRSEDTVARFGGDEFAILAANAHPQDIEAFCKRLQREIQEPITLETHVVNTSASIGIVLRASQRSPEKLIQDADIAMYQAKSKGKGLFAVFEQSIANATLQRMELEVSLRQALERQEFFLVFQPIVAISSGEIRGFEALLRWQHPTHGLISPTVFIPIAEEMGIISVLDRWVLKNACQQLHQWRVQHPELDLTMSVNLSTANFIFANLVETVTETLDRTQVAGKNLKLEITESILMKDPEATARVLKQLKDCGVEILLDDFGTGHSSLSYLHRLPLEGLKIDKSFVHEAQYSPQSMEIIKTIVSLAQGLKLKLIAEGIETDAQRRLLLGLGCDLGQGYLWWKPMTSRKASNALQHRGIAQQPRVSEFSKRL
- a CDS encoding alpha/beta hydrolase, which translates into the protein MKVQAEMWNLIRDLKVNGIYLLTAAVMLVGAPEALAQTSPQAERWGPRIVYEPTNNVEVISDLVYAQHEQGRTLKLDLYLPRDRSTETIPGIIAIRGGGWHQGDKEGFAPIASRLAEDGFAVASIEYRTSQEAPFPAAVHDVKAAVRWMRANAKQYGIDDTALGAIGGSAGAHLAILLATSSGIPELEGADPSLEISSQIQAAVGMATPSALTDFTERPVVQKFLAVSPAQDPKSWILASPISHVDQTDPPLLLLHSDSDDIVPYQQSVKLAQRYEGAGIFSEVVKIPRAPHAFWHFPTWFDEVMARTITFFDAELRSPRRSATEPEIPSDF
- a CDS encoding Ycf34 family protein; the protein is MCICVNCHYVDNCLTYHAVEGQHQQPHLTETPTFEPTEPTINVNIRSHSDEIEMEWDVVGCASFTADSGKWSRLRPGELIPT